One stretch of Rosistilla oblonga DNA includes these proteins:
- a CDS encoding IS630 family transposase (programmed frameshift), producing MKKYIVRLSDTEREELTAIVKKLKGSSQKVRRAMILLKADTEGPGWSDAKIAEALACRIQTVENLRKRLVTEGFDTALHGKPRLSAPREKTLDGKQEAKVIALRLGKPPKGFASWSLRLLADHVVELGIVDSISYETVRQTLKPNGMTNRKIQYWVIPPDADSEFVACMEEVLDTYEEPYDSDYPVVCMDEQPVQLHKETRTPIPATRNHARRVDYEYERCGTASVFMFTEPLAGWREVTVRPKRTKVDWAIEMEALLTTRYKKAKKIILVCDNLNTHTKGAFYEAFKPEKARALVRRIEFRYTPKHGSWLNAAENELSSMTRQCINGRRFATIAPLRKETQAWSSHSNRRQRGVDWQFQVKDARTKLKSLYPKIKA from the exons ATTAAGAAGTATATCGTTCGGCTTTCGGATACAGAACGGGAAGAACTGACGGCGATTGTAAAGAAGCTGAAAGGCTCCTCGCAGAAGGTACGGCGGGCGATGATCCTTCTCAAAGCTGACACGGAAGGACCTGGCTGGAGCGACGCCAAAATCGCGGAAGCTTTGGCGTGTCGGATTCAGACCGTGGAGAATCTTCGCAAACGTTTGGTGACCGAAGGGTTCGATACGGCGCTGCACGGGAAACCGCGTTTGAGCGCCCCGCGAGAGAAGACGCTTGACGGAAAGCAAGAAGCGAAAGTGATCGCCTTGCGGTTGGGGAAACCTCCCAAAGGGTTCGCGAGTTGGTCGCTGCGTCTGTTGGCAGACCACGTGGTAGAACTGGGGATCGTGGACTCGATCAGCTACGAAACCGTTCGCCAAACGCTTAAAC CAAACGGCATGACCAATCGCAAGATCCAGTATTGGGTGATTCCACCCGACGCCGACTCCGAATTTGTAGCGTGCATGGAAGAAGTCCTAGATACCTACGAAGAACCGTATGATTCGGACTATCCCGTGGTGTGCATGGACGAACAGCCGGTCCAGCTTCACAAAGAGACGCGAACGCCGATCCCGGCGACCCGCAATCATGCTCGACGCGTCGATTACGAGTATGAACGGTGCGGAACCGCCAGCGTGTTCATGTTCACCGAGCCGCTGGCCGGATGGAGAGAAGTCACCGTGCGTCCAAAGCGAACCAAGGTCGATTGGGCCATCGAAATGGAGGCACTGCTGACGACACGCTACAAAAAGGCGAAGAAGATCATCCTGGTATGTGACAATCTCAATACCCACACCAAAGGCGCCTTCTACGAGGCCTTTAAGCCAGAAAAAGCCCGTGCCTTGGTTCGTCGCATCGAGTTCCGTTACACACCCAAGCATGGAAGTTGGCTCAACGCGGCTGAGAACGAACTCAGTTCAATGACGCGGCAGTGTATCAACGGTCGTCGATTCGCGACGATTGCGCCGCTGAGAAAGGAAACACAGGCGTGGTCCTCACACTCAAACAGAAGACAGCGTGGCGTTGACTGGCAATTCCAAGTCAAAGATGCGAGAACAAAACTAAAATCCCTCTACCCCAAAATCAAAGCCTGA